TCGCCTCCGGCTGGTTCCAGTACCCGAGCATCACCACGTAGCCGCGCGTGCACAGCTCGCCGGACGCGCCGCGCGGAACGATCCGGCCGCTCTCCGGATCGACCACCTTGATCTCGACGTGGGGGTGGATGCGGCCGACGCTGCCGACCCGCTTCTCGACCGGGTCGTCGACGCGGGTCTGGGTCGAGACCGGCGACGTCTCCGTCATCCCGTAGCAGATGGTGATCTCTTTCACGTTCATCCGCTCGCGGACCTGCTTCATCACCTCGACCGGGCAGGGGGAACCGGCCATCACGCCGGTGCGCAGCGACGAGAAGTCCGTCCGGGCGAAGTCGGCGTGGTTCAACTGGGCGATGAACATCGTCGGGACGCCGTAGATCGACGTGCACCGCTCGCCCTGGATGGCGGCCAGCGTGGCGGCGGGATCGAAGCTCTCGGCCGGCGCGACGATGCAGGCACCGTGGGTGGTGCAGGCGAGGTTGCCGATGACCATGCCGAAGCAGTGGTAGAACGGGACCGGGATCAGCACCCGGTCGGCCTCGGTGTAGCGGAGGATTTCGCCGCAGAAATAGCCGTTGTTCAGGATGTTGTGGTGCGAGAGGGTGGCTCCCTTCGGGGCGCCGGTGGTGCCCGAGGTGTACTGGATGTTGATGGGGTCGTCGAAGCTCAGGCTCGCTTCCCGCGCGGCCAGCGCCGCGTCGTCGATGCCGGATCCCTCCTCGAGCAGCGTGTCCCATTCGTCGTCCAGGACGACGGTCTCGGCGAGCGCCGGGCAACGGGCCCGGACGCTGCCCACGAGCGCCGTGTAGTCGGCGGCGCGGAAGCGCCGGGCGTGCAGAAGCAATCGCAGTCCCGACTGGTTCAGGGTGTATTCGAGCTCGTGCGCGCGGTAGGCCGGGTTCACGTTGACGAGCACCGCGCCGATGCGGGCCGTCGCATACTGGGTGACGACCCACTCGTAGCGGTTGGGCGCCCAGATGCCCACCCGATCGCCCCGGGCGATGCCGCGGGCGAGCAGGGCGCGGGCGAGCAGAGTCGTCAGGTCCCAGAACTCCCGATA
The nucleotide sequence above comes from Acidobacteriota bacterium. Encoded proteins:
- a CDS encoding AMP-binding protein; the protein is MSPPSYVHGAADVPLLGETIGANLRRTVERHPELDALVVASQNFRATYREFWDLTTLLARALLARGIARGDRVGIWAPNRYEWVVTQYATARIGAVLVNVNPAYRAHELEYTLNQSGLRLLLHARRFRAADYTALVGSVRARCPALAETVVLDDEWDTLLEEGSGIDDAALAAREASLSFDDPINIQYTSGTTGAPKGATLSHHNILNNGYFCGEILRYTEADRVLIPVPFYHCFGMVIGNLACTTHGACIVAPAESFDPAATLAAIQGERCTSIYGVPTMFIAQLNHADFARTDFSSLRTGVMAGSPCPVEVMKQVRERMNVKEITICYGMTETSPVSTQTRVDDPVEKRVGSVGRIHPHVEIKVVDPESGRIVPRGASGELCTRGYVVMLGYWNQPEATAAAIDDARWMHSGDLATMDVEGYLRIVGRIKDMIIRGGENVYPREVEEFLYTHPDVEDAQVIGVPSARYGEEVMAWVKPKAGASVTGEQLRAFCHGAIATYKIPRYWKLVDAFPMTVTGKVQKYRMREVATAELELEGAAGIETA